The following DNA comes from Phytohabitans rumicis.
TCCCGGTGGGTGATCGCCAGCGACGCGTCGGCGTAGATCCCGCGAAACAGCGACCGCCACGCGCCGCTGCGCAGCTCCGTCGGTGAGCAGGTTGCGCCGCAGCGCATTGCGTCCGAGAAAGATCTTCCCAACGAGCGCGGCCGGTCGCCGTGGTGCCTTGTGCATGGCGGCAGACTCCCGCACTCGGGACCGCGCCGCTGCCCCGGCACGCAATGTCGGGATCTTGGGCCTACACCCCCACGGGGGTGCTCGCCCACGCGCGTAGCTGGTCCTCGGTGGGGGCGACGACGTTGCGTGGCATCGCCCGCGACTGGAGCCGCTGTGCGAGGTGGCGGCCGTCGTTGGTCAGGTGGATGTTCAGTTGGGCCAGGGTGGAGACGTTTTCGGCCGCGAGCAGGTCGGTCCACTCCAGCGCCCGGTCGGCCTCGGGACACGCCGTGGCGAGCCGGGCCAGGCCGCGCAGCGAAGCCACCTTGGCCACGGACTCCTCCAACGTTTTGGCCAACTCGTCGTCGGGCGGCGTTCCGTTGGCCAGTTGCGCTGGAAGATGGATGCCGATGGCGGCCAGCCGGCTCGCGAATGGCCGGAAGACCGACGAGTTCTCCAGCATCCGGCGGCCGTCGGTGAGCCTGATGAACTCCGGGTGGCCCCGCAGCGAGACGAACGACGGGTCGCCCGGCGCCGCCTTACGCAGCCTGTCGAGTCCCAACGCCAACCGCAGGTCCTGAAGGGCAAGGAGGGTGAAGCCGGACTCCGCTGCGTTGCAGGCGCGGTCGTAGTAGGTCTTCGGCGTCATGCCCGACTCGTCGATCCAACCGTCAACGGCTGTCAGCTCGCTCTCTTCGATCCTGCGCCGACGGACCAGATACCACACCAGGAGCGCGGCAACCGGTCTCATCTCGGCGAAGAATTCGGCCGTCCGCCGGGACAGCTCGGGGGATACGCGAGGCTGTCGACCAGCCGTACTGCCGGTCCCGTGGCGCGGTCCCAGGCGGCCTCGCGCCGCATGCCATTGGCGAGCGACGCGCAGTTGAGGTATGCCGCCGTGCGTGCGTACAGCACGCGCAGGTGTAGTGCCGGATACGGTTTGGCTGCGCTCTCCATCGTTCCGAGTTGGATGCCCAGCTCCGAGTAGATGGAGGGCTTGTCGCCGGCAAGGAGATCGAATCGCGCGATGAGGTAGCCGAGGCGGGCGGCCTGGTTGCCGGGATCTTCCCGCACAGCGCGCGCGTAGAGCTCGACCGCCCGCGGCCCGCGGCCCTTGACGGCAGCCTCGCTCGCGAGCACCTGCTGAGCCAGTGACCGCCAGCGGCTCGCGCCGTTCAGCCCCACCTCCAGAGAGGTGTACGCCTTGGCGAGGTGCAGCAGGACGAAGGCCGCCGCCGCGGTGAGCAGGTCCCGGTCCTTGGCCGGCGCGGTGGTCAGCGTGGCTCGGTCGATGGTGATGGCCTCCACGAGATGCCCGTTGCGGCGCAGCTCGACCGCGGCCGTGTCTTTGTCGACAATGGACACCTTGGCGTGCCAGGGGGTGGATGGCGCGAGCAGTTCGAGCGCCTTGACCGCCATGGACACCCACTTGCCGCCGGGCAGCGTCGTGAGGTCCTTGATCGGCAGGTCGGTCATGTCGGTGCCCAGCGGGATCTCCAACCCGCGCGGCGGGTCGCTGCCGAGGGCGGAGAGCCTGCCGACGAAGTACGCGGTGCCGGGCCCGTCCGCGGCGCCCTCGGCGTCGAACACCTCCACCCGCATGCGCATCCGCAGCGCGAACCAGTCTGCTAGCCAGTAGCCACCGAACGCGGCTAAGGGGGCGGCCAGCGCCAGCATGACCAGCGCGAAGCCCAAATGGAGCACCGAGGCGGCGGCGCACAGGGCGGCCGCCGCCACGACGAACACGACGTCCTGCAGCCCGACCTCGGGTGGCTTGGGCCGGGGACCTGTCGGCACCCACCGCGTGATGGTCCGGGCCAGCACCACGAGTACGAGGAAGACGACGGCGAACACCAGCGCCGGCGGGACGAGCGATGGAAGCCAGGCGTTCCGGCGGGCGTCCCAGATCTCGGCGCGCGCGGACCATGGCACGACCCGCTGGTACGGTGCCTTGCCGGGTCCGGGACTGAGCGCGACGGCGTGGCGCAACCCCGCGACCGCGTCGGTGTTCCCGGCGTCCTTGCTCAGGGCGAGCGCGTACCACTCGTGGGCGTGTTGGTAGTCGCCGGCGGCCAGCGCGTTGTCGCCGCGGTCGACCGCCCAGGCGGCCTCGGCCCGCTGTTGCGCGACCTGGCGCTGCCCGGCCGCGACGCACTCGACCGGCTCGTTGGGCCGATCGGTCGGGGGCTTCGTGGCCAGCACTGCCTTGTACCCGGCTTCGGCCTGCGAAAGCAGGCCCTGCGTGGCGAGGCTGTCGGGGCCCGTGCATGAGCCGGCGAGAGCGTTAAGGGTCACCTTGTTGTCGGGGC
Coding sequences within:
- a CDS encoding DUF4332 domain-containing protein gives rise to the protein MRPVAALLVWYLVRRRRIEESELTAVDGWIDESGMTPKTYYDRACNAAESGFTLLALQDLRLALGLDRLRKAAPGDPSFVSLRGHPEFIRLTDGRRMLENSSVFRPFASRLAAIGIHLPAQLANGTPPDDELAKTLEESVAKVASLRGLARLATACPEADRALEWTDLLAAENVSTLAQLNIHLTNDGRHLAQRLQSRAMPRNVVAPTEDQLRAWASTPVGV